The following DNA comes from Marinilactibacillus sp. Marseille-P9653.
TGCTAGAATCTTAGAAAGGAAAAGCCTTTTTGTCCGTAGCTGAAGCATTACAGCTGATGATTGGTTTTGGGAGTCTCTTGATTTCCATTATTAGTCTTATAGTTGTTTTGATAAAGCTAAATAATGACAAAAAAAAATAACCGTCTTTAACTTTAGCCAGTTAACGGTTATTTTTTAACTTATTACTGCTACCGTCTTAACGGTTCTACACAAGAGGGCATGTTACTAGCATGTCCTCTTTTTCTGTCTTAATTATACCACAAAAGAAAATGAATATACAAAATTTCAAGTAACTTTTATCTTGAAAACAATAGAGAAATTTAAAAAAT
Coding sequences within:
- a CDS encoding putative holin-like toxin, whose protein sequence is MSVAEALQLMIGFGSLLISIISLIVVLIKLNNDKKK